The following coding sequences are from one bacterium window:
- a CDS encoding nucleotidyltransferase family protein, which produces MNPAPRIPLDYEKIKAFCEKWKITEFSLFGSVLTDDFRPDSDVDVLVEFAEDARWGLFDMVHMEDELKEVFGRDVDLLTRRSVEANENYIVRKNILRSTRRVYAAR; this is translated from the coding sequence ATGAATCCGGCTCCTCGAATCCCTCTTGACTACGAGAAGATCAAGGCCTTCTGCGAGAAGTGGAAGATCACCGAGTTCTCGCTGTTCGGTTCGGTGCTCACCGATGATTTCCGTCCCGACAGCGACGTGGACGTGTTGGTGGAGTTCGCGGAGGATGCCCGCTGGGGCTTGTTTGACATGGTACACATGGAGGATGAATTGAAGGAGGTGTTTGGACGCGATGTGGATTTGCTGACTCGCCGCAGTGTTGAGGCCAATGAGAACTACATCGTGCGCAAGAATATTCTGCGTTCCACAAGGAGAGTCTATGCCGCGAGATGA
- a CDS encoding DUF86 domain-containing protein — protein sequence MPRDESFLLYMLIAARRIVASTSDVTLEEFSANREKQDSVILQIGNIGEAAKKISADFAELHPEIQWRDISGMRNRLIHGYHKIDIREVWKAARTSVPELIRLIEPLVPPEEEV from the coding sequence ATGCCGCGAGATGAATCCTTTTTGCTCTATATGCTGATTGCGGCTCGCCGAATCGTTGCTTCCACTTCTGATGTCACGCTGGAGGAATTTTCTGCGAACCGCGAAAAGCAGGATTCGGTGATTCTGCAGATCGGCAATATCGGAGAGGCGGCCAAGAAAATTTCCGCTGATTTCGCCGAACTGCATCCCGAAATTCAATGGCGCGACATCAGCGGCATGCGAAACCGTCTGATTCACGGGTATCACAAGATAGACATCCGAGAGGTTTGGAAGGCGGCGCGGACTTCCGTTCCCGAGCTGATTCGACTTATTGAGCCGCTTGTCCCACCCGAGGAAGAAGTGTAG
- the prfB gene encoding peptide chain release factor 2 (programmed frameshift), whose product MKPEDLKFEIAELKSKLDDLRGLFDLARREKEITKLDELSAGGAFWDDQQQAQKVLKQLSDHRSWVEAYRKVEKGLQDLEALCELALEDETSFTEEELDKEHARCLELFDDLEMRAMLTGRDDARNAIVHIHPGAGGTESADWALMLFRMYLRWFEERGWKTDVLDFEPADEAGIRAATIEVTGDYAYGFCKAETGVHRLVRISPFDANARRHTSFVSVFVYPEVDDVPEIEIKPDDPKIDTYRASGAGGQHVNRTDSAVRITHLPTNTVVTCQSERSQHRNRDSAMKVLIARLYQRWLDEQKAKNEAIEDSKSDIAWGHQIRSYVFQPYQMVKDHRTNVETSNIQRVMDGDLDEFVRAFLLLGAQGKFARSRGLAKKEE is encoded by the exons ATGAAACCTGAAGACTTGAAGTTTGAAATTGCGGAGCTGAAATCCAAGCTCGATGATCTGCGG GGTCTCTTTGACCTCGCGCGGCGCGAAAAGGAAATAACCAAACTCGACGAGCTGTCGGCGGGCGGAGCCTTCTGGGACGATCAACAACAGGCCCAGAAAGTCCTCAAGCAGCTCTCCGATCACCGCTCGTGGGTCGAGGCCTACCGCAAAGTCGAGAAGGGACTTCAAGACCTCGAAGCGCTCTGCGAACTCGCACTCGAAGACGAGACCAGCTTCACCGAGGAAGAACTCGACAAGGAGCACGCCCGCTGTCTCGAGCTTTTCGATGACCTCGAAATGCGAGCCATGCTGACGGGCCGCGACGACGCGCGAAATGCCATCGTCCACATCCACCCGGGAGCGGGTGGCACCGAATCGGCCGACTGGGCGCTCATGCTCTTCCGAATGTACCTCCGCTGGTTCGAAGAGCGCGGCTGGAAAACCGACGTTCTGGATTTCGAGCCGGCGGACGAAGCGGGCATCCGCGCCGCCACCATTGAAGTCACCGGCGATTACGCCTACGGTTTCTGCAAAGCGGAGACCGGCGTGCATCGCCTCGTGCGCATCTCTCCCTTCGACGCCAACGCGCGGCGGCATACCTCGTTCGTCAGCGTGTTCGTCTATCCTGAAGTGGATGATGTTCCCGAGATCGAGATCAAACCCGACGATCCGAAAATTGACACCTATCGCGCGTCGGGGGCGGGCGGCCAGCACGTCAACCGCACCGACTCAGCCGTCCGCATCACGCACCTACCCACCAATACCGTCGTCACCTGCCAGAGCGAGCGCAGCCAGCACCGCAACCGCGACAGCGCGATGAAAGTCCTCATCGCGCGACTCTACCAGCGCTGGCTCGACGAGCAGAAGGCCAAGAACGAAGCTATCGAAGACAGCAAGAGCGACATCGCCTGGGGTCACCAGATCCGTTCGTATGTTTTCCAGCCTTATCAGATGGTCAAGGATCATCGCACGAACGTCGAGACCTCCAACATTCAACGGGTGATGGACGGCGATCTCGATGAATTCGTGCGCGCGTTTCTGCTGCTCGGCGCGCAGGGCAAGTTCGCCCGCTCGCGCGGTCTGGCGAAGAAGGAAGAATAG
- a CDS encoding nucleotidyltransferase domain-containing protein, with product MDTSPRIPIDQEKIKAFCEKWKITEFSLFGSVLSDDFRPDSDVDVLVTFEKNAPWSLFDIVDMEAELGGILGRKIDLSERSAVESSRNRYRRSSILATARRVYGS from the coding sequence ATGGACACCTCCCCCCGCATCCCCATAGACCAAGAGAAGATCAAGGCCTTCTGCGAGAAGTGGAAGATCACGGAGTTTTCGCTGTTCGGCTCGGTGCTCTCCGATGATTTCCGGCCCGATAGCGACGTGGACGTACTGGTGACGTTCGAGAAGAATGCACCGTGGAGTCTCTTCGACATTGTGGACATGGAGGCGGAACTCGGAGGGATTCTCGGCAGGAAAATAGATCTGTCGGAACGCTCAGCCGTCGAAAGCAGCCGAAATCGCTATCGCCGGTCTTCGATTCTGGCCACCGCGAGGCGGGTGTATGGATCGTGA
- a CDS encoding SpoIID/LytB domain-containing protein, which yields MRRRAGPPSRGHSPPAWILAGMITGILFALANPVGSQSPPLTDGNTFTMSLPDTDPLTIRVGLLEDYEKLTFSFVGQYCIETLVGETVRNASPSEEKWRARVEESTPTQFLFSVLANSFAKNNDAMTLAEQFEKDGTPAVVRQIGGAIEVDGRVVGDNTLYRVQVGNFRSEVEAVKFAETLYDDYAPRIVREVLRVARGNIELFDAELVESFTVKNGFRLVPASSDAAVTIYGVRTGSGFGYEPVEDRTYGGIIEVFFDHSGQLAAVNKIPIDTYLKGVVPSEMPAGFPEQALCTQAIIARSVVLAEKAIKHLNDRYDVCAHVHCQAYSGLTQEDRRTNGAVEATRGMVLVNGERLVVAHYSAVCGGHTEDAEATWAMATSGALRGHPCSCKQDMDMPDLSTETGVRQWVNSSPDVCCNLSGHDLPVSSDYARRRFRWEVAYSRSELEETIKEKTGVDVGTLYDILPVKRGVSGRLIEVEVLGSRRNLRVQRELRIRRALHKSALPSSCFVVDVVNDAEGMPVEIVFTGAGWGHGVGLCQCGAARQAAEGRSYEDILKFYFPGTKVVKLY from the coding sequence GTGCGTAGACGGGCCGGGCCGCCAAGCCGCGGCCACTCTCCTCCGGCGTGGATTCTGGCCGGAATGATTACGGGCATATTGTTTGCCCTCGCAAATCCAGTTGGATCACAATCGCCTCCGTTGACGGATGGCAACACCTTCACTATGTCGCTGCCGGATACCGACCCCCTCACCATTCGCGTTGGACTTCTCGAAGACTACGAGAAGCTGACCTTCTCGTTCGTCGGCCAGTATTGCATCGAAACGCTGGTCGGCGAGACCGTCCGCAATGCTTCGCCGTCCGAGGAAAAATGGCGGGCTCGTGTCGAGGAATCAACGCCCACCCAGTTCCTGTTCAGCGTTCTTGCGAATTCCTTTGCAAAAAACAACGATGCGATGACGCTGGCCGAGCAATTCGAAAAAGACGGCACTCCCGCCGTCGTCCGACAGATCGGTGGAGCCATCGAAGTGGATGGTCGCGTGGTGGGGGACAACACTCTCTATCGAGTGCAGGTCGGCAACTTCCGTTCCGAAGTGGAAGCGGTTAAATTCGCTGAAACCCTCTACGACGACTATGCCCCTCGGATCGTGCGCGAAGTGTTGCGCGTCGCCAGAGGCAACATCGAGCTTTTCGACGCTGAACTCGTCGAATCCTTCACCGTCAAGAACGGTTTCCGGCTCGTGCCGGCTTCCAGTGACGCCGCGGTAACCATCTACGGCGTACGCACCGGCAGCGGATTCGGGTACGAACCCGTCGAAGACCGCACTTATGGCGGGATCATCGAAGTCTTCTTCGATCATTCCGGCCAACTGGCGGCGGTCAACAAGATTCCGATTGATACCTATCTGAAGGGAGTCGTTCCCTCCGAGATGCCGGCCGGATTCCCCGAACAAGCGCTGTGCACGCAGGCCATCATCGCCCGTTCGGTGGTGCTGGCCGAAAAGGCGATCAAGCATCTGAACGACCGCTACGACGTCTGCGCGCACGTGCATTGTCAGGCGTACAGCGGTTTGACGCAGGAGGATCGGCGAACCAACGGCGCGGTCGAGGCCACGCGCGGAATGGTGCTCGTGAACGGCGAACGGCTGGTGGTGGCGCATTACAGCGCGGTGTGCGGCGGTCATACTGAGGATGCCGAAGCGACGTGGGCGATGGCCACCAGCGGCGCTCTGCGCGGACATCCCTGTTCGTGCAAACAAGACATGGACATGCCCGACCTCTCCACCGAAACGGGAGTTCGGCAGTGGGTGAATTCATCGCCCGACGTATGCTGCAATCTGTCGGGACACGATCTGCCGGTGTCTTCCGATTATGCGCGTCGGCGATTCCGCTGGGAGGTTGCGTATTCGAGGAGTGAACTCGAAGAGACCATCAAGGAAAAAACCGGCGTGGACGTGGGCACGCTCTACGACATTCTGCCCGTGAAGCGCGGCGTGTCGGGGCGACTCATCGAGGTGGAAGTTCTCGGGTCGCGCCGCAATTTGCGCGTGCAGCGCGAGCTCCGCATCCGCCGCGCCTTGCACAAGAGCGCGCTGCCCAGTTCCTGTTTCGTGGTGGACGTGGTGAACGATGCCGAAGGCATGCCGGTGGAGATCGTGTTCACCGGCGCGGGTTGGGGACACGGCGTAGGTCTCTGCCAGTGCGGTGCCGCCCGCCAGGCCGCCGAAGGCCGCTCCTACGAAGACATCCTCAAGTTCTATTTCCCCGGCACGAAAGTCGTGAAATTGTATTGA